Part of the Pyrobaculum calidifontis JCM 11548 genome, GCAGGCCGCCCATTAGTAACAACAGCGCAGGGTTTCCTCTGCCAATAACCACCGCTGTGACAGAGAGCATGGCAAGTCCCACGACGAGCGAGGAGATCAGCGACGTGAGTCTATCCATGCGCCTCTGCATCGCCGAGGCAAACTCCACTGTGTCCATGTCCATGTAGAGAGACAGCTTTGCCACAATGTCTTCCCCAATCCTCAGCGAAGTGTATAAAGAGTTGAAACGGTATACAAGTTTCTGAGGCGCCAGCTTCTCCACCGCACGCTTCATGGCATCCATGGGCTCCATGCCTATCATCTTGGCGTTGTTCCACGCAGCCAGCGCCAACGTCCTAACCCCCGGCAACTCTCGGTAGCGCGTCATCCTCTCAATCAAGAGGTTGAGGTGGGCCTTTGTGGCAAAAGCCATTTGGACAAGGGCTGTGAAAAACACCATCTCTGTCCCCAACATCTCCCTAATAGACCCCGCCCTGACTGACACCAGCAACTTGGGCAGGAGGAAGACCAAGGCGCCGACACCCAAGAGGAGGGGGCCCAGCGGAAAAGCGCCAAGCAACACTAGCACAGCCCCGCCGCCCACGACGGCTAAGCCGAGCAAGTTAAACAGCCTAGCCGTGCTCCTAAACCTAAGGGGGTCTAAGTCCGTCTTCTCAATCCCACGGAGTTGCCACCTAGTCAAAAAGTCTTGCACAAGCAACTACGCTTATGTTGTATTTATTTTTTGCTTTGTAGCTCCCCGTGGCTACAGTGGGCGCGCCATGATGTAGGCATCTTCGCCGTCGCTGTAGTAGCGGGGGATCCTCCCCACGACTCTAAAGCCTAGTTTTTCATAGAGCGAAATAGCCGGCGTGTTAGACACGCGCACTTCTAGGTATACCTCAGTCGTGTCGTAGTAGTTTTTCAACGCTTTAAGGGCCCTAAGCATCATGGCTGTGGCAATGCCCAGCCTCCTGGCCTCAGGCAGGACCCCCACTGAGACTATGTGGCCCTTCTTGGCCGTCTTACCCTTTGCGATGTAGCTCCATCCAAATTCGACACGCGACATCACGTAGCCGACTACTTTGCCCCCTACCTCTGCGACTATGAAGGCCTTTGGGTATTGCTCAATATGTTCTACGAAGAACCAAGGGGGGTAGTTCTCCGGAAGCACCTTCCTGTTTATCTCAATTACCGCGTTTAAATCCCGCATAGTCACCTCTCTTATCACATACTCCGTTTTACCATCTTTGCCAAGAAGTTTCTGCGGCCCGTCTATCGCTATCTCGGATATCATGGCGGAGATAGAATTAGGTATATAAGTGCCATTCTCAGAGGCACGCCCAGCGCCGCTTGGATGAAGTACTTTGCATGTGGCGTAGAATCTATCCTATGGTCGATTTCGTCGACCCGGGGCAGTGGATGTAGCACTATAAGCCCCCTCTTGGCGTTCTTTAAAAGCTCTAGTGTTACCCTATAACTACCCTTGACTCTTTCGTACTCCAGTGGGTCTAAAAAGCGCTCTTTCTGTATTCTGACCACGTATAACACGTCTAGCTCATGTACCACCTCTTCTACGTTGGTGTGAAAGCTCATTTTTACGCCTTTGTCTCTCGCGTAGTCCACGGTCTCGGCCCTCGGCCTTAAAAACTCTGGCGAAATAAAGTAGAGCCTAACGTTGAAATTCGCAAGAGTCTCCACTAGGCTGTTTATCGTCCTGGCGTTTCTCAAGTCGCCCATCAATCCCACGTTGAGGCCGTCAACGTGGCCGAACTCCCTCCAGATTGTGTACACGTCTAACATGGCCTGCGTGGGGTGGTTGTACGCCCCGTCGCCCCCATTGACAACAGGGCTTTCGGCCACCTCTGCCGCCAGCTTGGCGGCCCCCTCGTACTTGTGCCTAATTACTATGACGTCGGCGTATGCGTCTAACATCCTTATCGTGTCAGCCAGCGTCTCACCCTTCTCAACGCTTGTGCCCTCCGCGCTTCCAAATCCTATGACGTCGCCGCCAAGTCTCTTCATCGCAACCTCGAAGCTGAGCCTAGTCCTAGTTGATGGCTCGAAAAAGGCCGTAGCCATAACTTTGCCTCTGAGAAAGTCTACACGCGATTTTGCAAACTTCTCCATGTACTTGGCCATTTCGAAGAGCTCGTACAAGTCTTCTCGACTGAAGTCCCGAGCCGAAATTACGTCTCTACCGAACCACACGGCGTATAGTTATTAAAGAGTTTTAAGAGTGGAGCGCGTGCATCCGGTAATAGTGGCGTTAGATACCGACGTGTTAAAGGCGCTGGATGTGGCAAAAGCCCTAAGAGACGAGGTGGCTGGATTCAAGGTGGGGTGGGACCTCATACTCGAGGGCGGCATATCTATTGTGAGCGAGATTTCCAGATATGGAAGTGTTGTAGTAGATGTAAAGATCGCAGATATTCCATATATATCAAGTAGATTAATAGATAAGTTTATAAGGAGGGGCGCTTGCTGTGTAATTGTACACGGCTTTCTATACCCCTCGAACGTCAACGGCAAACATGTATACGTCTTGGCAAAGATGACTGTTCCCACTATGTACGACTATGTATGGGAAAAGCTACTAGACGAGGTGGAGGCGGTGAGGGGGTTTGTACTGCCGGGCAACCAGCCTGAGGCTATTAAAAAGGCGCGTGAAAAACTGGGATGTAAATACCGCATAATAGCCCCCGGCATTGGCGCACAGGGGGGGAGGCCTGGAGAGGCCATTGAGGCAGGCGCCGATTTTGAAATAGTGGGCAGATATCTGTTAGAAGACCTCTCTAGAGTTTCCCACTGGGACAGGCTGAAGCCCACGTGTTTTACATCTCCCTAGGTCGGCCTCTTTAAATGGTCTGGAAATTGCCATGACTCGGCTTTTTTCGCCAAATGCGTTAGATATTTGTAGATGCCAGGGTCGCTACGCGCCTTATCTATAATTGCGTCTAAGATTGCTATTAGTTCGTCGTACACCTTTCTGTCCACTGGATAGGGAACTCCATCTTTTCCGCCTACGGCAAAGGCGAATTTAAATGGGTCTATGGCTGGGTCGTTCCAATCCGCCGGCGCCTTAAATATGAGCTCTGCCACTAGGGAAAGCGCCCTTAACGTCTTTGGGCCAACCCCATACCTTAGTAACAACTCCTTGAAGTCTGCCACGGATTTAGGCGGCGGCAGATTTCTTACTACAGTTTTTACATCGACGTCCACT contains:
- the rimI gene encoding ribosomal protein S18-alanine N-acetyltransferase, with the protein product MISEIAIDGPQKLLGKDGKTEYVIREVTMRDLNAVIEINRKVLPENYPPWFFVEHIEQYPKAFIVAEVGGKVVGYVMSRVEFGWSYIAKGKTAKKGHIVSVGVLPEARRLGIATAMMLRALKALKNYYDTTEVYLEVRVSNTPAISLYEKLGFRVVGRIPRYYSDGEDAYIMARPL
- the pyrB gene encoding aspartate carbamoyltransferase encodes the protein MWFGRDVISARDFSREDLYELFEMAKYMEKFAKSRVDFLRGKVMATAFFEPSTRTRLSFEVAMKRLGGDVIGFGSAEGTSVEKGETLADTIRMLDAYADVIVIRHKYEGAAKLAAEVAESPVVNGGDGAYNHPTQAMLDVYTIWREFGHVDGLNVGLMGDLRNARTINSLVETLANFNVRLYFISPEFLRPRAETVDYARDKGVKMSFHTNVEEVVHELDVLYVVRIQKERFLDPLEYERVKGSYRVTLELLKNAKRGLIVLHPLPRVDEIDHRIDSTPHAKYFIQAALGVPLRMALIYLILSPP
- a CDS encoding orotidine 5'-phosphate decarboxylase / HUMPS family protein — its product is MHPVIVALDTDVLKALDVAKALRDEVAGFKVGWDLILEGGISIVSEISRYGSVVVDVKIADIPYISSRLIDKFIRRGACCVIVHGFLYPSNVNGKHVYVLAKMTVPTMYDYVWEKLLDEVEAVRGFVLPGNQPEAIKKAREKLGCKYRIIAPGIGAQGGRPGEAIEAGADFEIVGRYLLEDLSRVSHWDRLKPTCFTSP